Proteins from one Sabethes cyaneus chromosome 2, idSabCyanKW18_F2, whole genome shotgun sequence genomic window:
- the LOC128737918 gene encoding uncharacterized protein LOC128737918, whose translation MATGQSMDHFWNCLSKDVGRIPDTIRHVLEVTEYINSALAYIGSEEITAIETDIRQLPEIMGKPARDPSMQKYFGRFINAPERFRFMAGERAILKLIAACIQRKGINYYLRFAEKRERDWQSQGSHESNAAEVKRKIIDFYNERCDGSVEQIDFCNRVAGVRVEVLDADDSGLVARIRCVFCTERNDITCRPERVGGNWKVSNYFSHVRNVHKALNAPTSLPRSSVSRSQSSTSPPIEYSGEGSNLCNPGSYACESWANSNDVSSSHENAQKRTMNSLDDFEFVVKEEQFR comes from the exons ATGGCTACAGGACAATCGATG GATCACTTCTGGAATTGCCTCTCAAAAGACGTGGGCCGGATTCCGGACACCATACGGCACGTTCTAGAGGTGACCGAATATATCAACTCTGCCCTGGCATACATCGGCAGTGAGGAAATTACGGCCATCGAAACCGACATACGGCAACTGCCGGAAATAATGGGAAAACCGGCGCGGGATCCCTCGATGCAAAAATATTTCGGCAGATTCATAAACGCTCCGGAGCGGTTCAGATTTATGGCAGGTGAACGTGCTATTTTGAAACTTATTGCCGCGTGTATACAGCGAAAAGGTATCAACTATTACCTGCGATTTGCGGAGAAACGTGAAAGAGACTGGCAGTCGCAAGGGTCCCATGAATCGAATGCAGCAgaagtgaaaagaaaaattattgatttttacaATGAAAG gtGCGACGGCAGTGTTGAGCAGATCGATTTTTGCAACCGTGTTGCAGGTGTCCGGGTGGAGGTGCTGGATGCCGATGATAGCGGTCTAGTTGCTCGTATACGGTGCGTATTCTGCACGGAGCGGAACGATATTACCTGCCGGCCGGAGCGGGTCGGAGGCAATTGGAAGGTATCGAATTATTTTTCGCACGTGCGAAATGTTCACAAAGCGCTGAATGCACCGACATCACTGCCACGGTCATCGGTCAGTCGCAGCCAGTCAAGCACTTCACCGCCGATAGAATATAGTGGCGAAGGGTCGAATCTCTGCAATCCCGGCAGTTACGCGTGCGAATCCTGGGCCAATTCGAACGATGTTAGCTCAAGTCATGAAAACGCGCAGAAGAGGACAATGAATTCACTTGACGATTTTGAATTTGTCGTTAAAGAagaacaatttagataa